A region from the Lolium perenne isolate Kyuss_39 chromosome 4, Kyuss_2.0, whole genome shotgun sequence genome encodes:
- the LOC127293243 gene encoding uncharacterized protein yields MSVAVCRVPAAFQAPAWLRPAELYKPEVVVADDRPAQVDIWNAIQAAGVDDKVAAAKKVVSKPYVSPRVRRSMSQKSLEICTESLGCETGSGDFTASLDAVDMFSLFGSPLPTAPVEAEESFWQHSAAYSDEQAEVKDDLVAVNYHRSGVRRSPPRSFPPPLPSMSSRDGPCLKMCSSRQDGRLVMEAVVVRPRGYLQANRQDGRLCLSFIECSARGQGAASNSSTGATEASSYFPIVEDKCEQEQEVAMEMEEDDEDEEEVEVVDRGTVVEVKVSSQPQAPAAAKVHRSTLVINKFVGSTPFTFDQPRGQHADAPLPEPSARDDAAPKPTLRRVPSSTTTLAAAVAVASTETGAPPTPCDDDDEDEGCGGQHPSALATTDNKQQHLLLFTSRRGDKHDLLQSVRRCRQLRQNPLFILEPYCIAT; encoded by the coding sequence ATGTCGGTGGCCGTGTGCCGTGTCCCGGCGGCGTTCCAGGCGCCTGCCTGGCTGCGCCCCGCCGAGCTGTACAaaccggaggtggtggtggccgaCGACCGGCCTGCTCAGGTGGACATCTGGAATGCCATCCAGGCCGCCGGCGTGGATGACAAGGTGGCCGCCGCCAAGAAGGTGGTCTCCAAGCCATACGTCAGTCCGCGCGTGCGCCGGTCGATGAGCCAGAAGAGCCTCGAGATCTGCACCGAGAGCCTCGGCTGCGAGACCGGCTCTGGCGACTTCACGGCCTCGCTGGACGCCGTCGACATGTTTAGCCTCTTCGGTTCGCCTCTGCCGACGGCACCCGTCGAAGCAGAGGAGTCTTTCTGGCAGCACAGTGCGGCCTACTCGGACGAGCAGGCTGAAGTGAAGGACGACCTCGTGGCAGTGAACTACCACCGCTCGGGCGTGAGGCGGTCGCCGCCCCGCTCTttcccgccgccgctgccgtccATGTCGAGCCGCGACGGGCCGTGCCTGAAGATGTGCTCGAGCCGCCAAGACGGGCGCCTCGTCATGGAGGCGGTGGTCGTGAGGCCGCGTGGGTACCTCCAGGCGAACCGCCAGGACGGCCGCCTCTGCCTCTCCTTCATCGAGTGCTCTGCCCGCGGGCAGGGTgctgcaagcaacagcagcacCGGGGCGACCGAGGCATCGTCCTACTTCCCGATCGTGGAGGACAAGTGCGAGCAGGAGCAGGAGGTGGCCATGGAaatggaggaggacgacgaggacgaggaggaggtggaggtggtggacaGGGGAACCGTCGTGGAGGTGAAGGTCAGCTCGCAGCCCCAGGCGCCCGCCGCCGCCAAGGTGCACCGGTCGACGCTCGTCATCAACAAGTTCGTGGGCAGCACGCCCTTCACTTTCGACCAGCCCCGCGGGCAGCACGCGGACGCGCCGCTCCCCGAGCCGTCCGCCCGCGACGATGCGGCGCCAAAGCCAACGCTGCGCCGGGTGCCCTCGTCCACGACGACGCTCGCTgccgcggtggcggtggcgtcgACCGAGACCGGCGCCCCTCCCACTCcctgcgacgacgacgacgaggacgaaggGTGCGGCGGGCAGCACCCGTCGGCCTTGGCGACCACCGACAACAAGCAGCAGCATCTCCTCCTCTTCACCTCGCGGCGGGGCGACAAGCACGACCTGCTGCAGAGCGTGCGCCGGTGCCGGCAGCTGCGGCAGAACCCACTCTTCATCCTCGAGCCGTACTGCATTGCCACATGA